One Microtus pennsylvanicus isolate mMicPen1 chromosome 3, mMicPen1.hap1, whole genome shotgun sequence DNA window includes the following coding sequences:
- the Cxcr6 gene encoding C-X-C chemokine receptor type 6, which produces MDDDIDPWLFNISGDDSEEHERFLKFKGVFLPCMYLTVFVFGLVGNSLVLVIYIFYQKLRSLTDVFLVNLPVADLVFVCTLPFWAYAGTYEWVFGTVMCKTLHGMYTVNFYVSMLTLTCITVDRFIVVVQATKVFNQQAKWKIWGQITCLLIWVVSLLVSLPQIIYARVERLDIHVCQYHSEAISTVVLTTQMTLGFLLPLHTMIVCYSSIIKTLLHARGFQKHKSLKIIFVVVAVFLLTQTPFNLAILIRSTSREYYNMISFQYAIIVTEAIAYLRACLNPVLYAFVGLKFRKNLWKLAKDIGCFPSLGVSSQWKSSEDSSKTCSASHNAETTSMFQL; this is translated from the coding sequence ATGGACGACGATATAGATCCCTGGCTCTTCAACATTTCCGGTGATGACAGCGAGGAGCATGAGCGTTTCCTAAAGTTCAAGGGGGTCTTTCTGCCCTGCATGTACCTGACGGTGTTTGTCTTTGGACTGGTAGGGAACTCCCTGGTTCTGGTTATATACATTTTCTATCAGAAGCTGAGGAGTCTGACAGATGTGTTCCTGGTGAACTTGCCCGTGGCTGACCTGGTATTTGTCTGTACTCTGCCCTTTTGGGCCTATGCAGGCACCTATGAGTGGGTCTTTGGCACGGTCATGTGCAAAACTCTTCATGGCATGTACACAGTGAACTTCTACGTGTCCATGCTCACTCTCACCTGCATCACGGTGGATCGTTTCATTGTAGTGGTCCAGGCTACCAAAGTCTTTAACCAGCAGGCTAAGTGGAAGATCTGGGGCCAGATCACTTGCTTGCTCATTTGGGTGGTCTCCCTGTTGGTCTCTCTGCCACAGATCATCTATGCCAGAGTTGAACGTTTGGACATACACGTCTGTCAGTATCACAGTGAGGCCATTTCCACTGTGGTTCTTACCACGCAGATGACCCTGGGGTTCCTCTTGCCATTGCACACTATGATTGTGTGCTACTCAAGCATCATCAAGACCTTGCTTCATGCTCGAGGTTTCCAGAAGCACAAATCGCTAAAGATCATCTTTGTTGTagtggctgtgttcctgctgacTCAGACCCCCTTCAACCTTGCCATTTTAATCAGGAGCACAAGCAGGGAGTACTATAACATGATTAGCTTTCAGTATGCCATCATAGTGACAGAGGCTATAGCATACCTTCGGGCCTGCCTTAACCCTGTGCTCTATGCCTTTGTTGGCTTAAAGTTCCGGAAGAACCTCTGGAAACTTGCGAAGGACATTGGCTGCTTTCCTTCCTTGGGAGTCTCAAGTCAGTGGAAGTCTTCTGAGGACAGTTCCAAGACTTGTTCTGCCTCCCACAATGCAGAGACCACCAGCATGTTTCAGTTGTAG